In Quercus lobata isolate SW786 chromosome 12, ValleyOak3.0 Primary Assembly, whole genome shotgun sequence, a genomic segment contains:
- the LOC115972605 gene encoding dehydration-responsive element-binding protein 3-like encodes MSMNELQQYSETESTSNSNPSSPSSPQQQQQQQQNPKKTKRNIHERDSGKHTVYRGVRMRNWGKWVSEIREPRKKSRIWLGTFPTPEMAARAHDVAALSIKGNSAILNFPELADSLPRPASLAPRDVQAAAAKAAQMSNFDSLAPSASLSTLVSAMDLSKESEELSQIVELPSLGTSYESEQDFSKEFVFVDSVDGWGMYSPPWFQTNMENFGAETNVMLNSFEGLLWEC; translated from the coding sequence ATGAGCATGAATGAACTCCAACAATACTCAGAAACAGAAAGCACTTCAAACTCAAACCCATCATCCCCATCCTCacctcaacaacaacaacaacaacaacaaaacccaaaaaaaaccaaGCGTAATATTCACGAGCGTGACTCAGGAAAACACACAGTGTACCGTGGAGTCCGCATGAGAAACTGGGGCAAATGGGTGTCTGAAATCCGCGAGCCACGCAAGAAATCACGCATATGGCTCGGAACTTTCCCAACTCCAGAAATGGCCGCTAGAGCTCACGACGTTGCTGCTCTTAGCATCAAAGGTAACTCTGCCATTCTCAATTTCCCAGAGCTCGCTGACTCTCTGCCACGCCCTGCTTCACTAGCCCCACGTGATGTTCAAGCCGCGGCAGCCAAAGCAGCCCAGATGAGCAATTTTGATTCTTTAGCTCCTTCGGCTTCATTGTCTACGTTGGTTTCAGCGATGGACTTGTCTAAGGAGTCAGAGGAGTTGAGTCAGATTGTTGAGTTGCCGAGTTTGGGGACGAGTTATGAGTCAGAGCAGGATTTTAGTAAGGAATTTGTGTTTGTTGACTCGGTTGATGGGTGGGGGATGTACTCGCCGCCATGGTTTCAGACTAATATGGAGAATTTTGGAGCAGAGACTAATGTGATGCTAAATAGCTTTGAAGGTTTATTGTGGGAATGTTAA